From the genome of Thermoflexus hugenholtzii, one region includes:
- a CDS encoding R3H domain-containing nucleic acid-binding protein, translating to MTQFQITDDLEALLNVLPPDIAQAVRDRNRNEALLEVVLDLGRYPEARYTDGEVTLCAREVTEADIQYVVSRIGEFDADNRAGIQRTLHRISAIRNRRGNIIGLTCRVGRAVYGTIEIIKDIILSGKSILLLGRPGVGKTTMLREAARVLAEHKRVIIVDTSNEIGGDGDIPHPAVGRARRMQVPKPSLQHEVMIEAVENHMPEVIIIDEIGRELEAIAARTIAERGVQLIATAHGNTLENLLMNPTLSDLVGGVESVTLSDEEARRRGTQKTVLERRAPPTFDVLIEIQDRQRLLVHHDVAASVDALLRGQQPDVELRYRDEEGRIHIEKPRFRRAVMVGKSPLPFWRGEIIATTPISPGEPPQPPRVSAERVGAFDLEEEQEGLPPSPWAAPAPSGNGPRRPLRVYPLGLARNRLQRAASVFGTPIQVVEQIHEADVVITTKAHYRRHPRALTEAEGRGIPIYVVRSNTVTQIESCLADILNLAPADGEEDPQLARALEEAEAAIQKILNGEARYVDLSPQNAYIRRQQHLLARQYNLISHSYGKEPNRYVRIYAE from the coding sequence ATGACGCAATTTCAGATCACAGACGACCTGGAAGCGTTGCTCAACGTGTTGCCTCCGGACATCGCCCAGGCGGTCCGGGATCGCAACCGCAACGAGGCGTTGCTGGAGGTGGTGCTGGACCTGGGGCGCTATCCGGAGGCCCGTTACACGGATGGCGAGGTCACCCTGTGCGCCCGGGAGGTGACCGAAGCGGATATCCAGTATGTGGTCTCCCGCATCGGGGAGTTCGATGCGGACAACCGGGCGGGGATCCAGCGGACGCTGCATCGGATCAGCGCCATCCGCAACCGGCGAGGGAACATCATCGGCCTGACCTGTCGGGTCGGCCGGGCGGTTTACGGGACGATCGAGATCATCAAGGACATCATTCTCTCGGGGAAGAGCATCCTCCTGCTGGGCCGCCCCGGCGTGGGAAAGACCACGATGCTGCGGGAGGCGGCGCGGGTCCTGGCAGAGCATAAGCGGGTGATCATTGTGGACACCTCCAACGAGATCGGCGGGGATGGGGACATCCCGCATCCGGCGGTGGGCCGCGCGCGCCGCATGCAGGTGCCCAAGCCCAGCCTCCAGCACGAGGTGATGATCGAGGCGGTGGAGAACCACATGCCCGAGGTCATCATCATCGATGAGATCGGGCGGGAGCTGGAGGCCATCGCCGCCCGCACCATCGCCGAGCGGGGAGTGCAGCTGATCGCCACCGCCCACGGGAACACCCTGGAGAACCTGCTGATGAACCCCACCCTCTCCGACCTGGTGGGAGGGGTGGAGAGCGTGACCCTCTCGGACGAGGAGGCCCGACGGCGCGGCACCCAGAAGACGGTCCTGGAGCGCCGGGCGCCTCCCACCTTCGATGTGCTCATCGAGATCCAGGATCGGCAGCGCCTGCTGGTCCACCACGACGTGGCCGCCAGCGTGGACGCCCTGTTGCGGGGCCAGCAGCCGGATGTGGAGCTGCGCTATCGGGATGAGGAGGGGCGGATCCACATTGAGAAGCCGAGGTTCCGACGGGCGGTGATGGTGGGGAAGTCGCCCCTCCCCTTCTGGCGGGGCGAGATCATCGCCACCACCCCCATCTCCCCCGGGGAACCCCCGCAGCCCCCGCGGGTGAGCGCCGAGCGAGTGGGGGCCTTTGACCTGGAGGAGGAGCAGGAGGGACTGCCCCCATCGCCATGGGCCGCCCCGGCCCCCTCGGGCAACGGGCCGCGCCGGCCGCTGCGGGTGTATCCGTTAGGCCTGGCCCGCAACCGGCTCCAGCGCGCCGCCAGCGTCTTCGGGACGCCCATCCAGGTGGTGGAGCAGATCCACGAGGCGGACGTGGTGATCACCACCAAGGCCCATTACCGGCGGCATCCGCGGGCGCTCACCGAGGCGGAGGGCCGCGGGATCCCCATCTACGTGGTCCGCTCGAACACGGTGACCCAGATTGAGAGCTGCCTGGCGGACATCCTGAACCTGGCCCCGGCCGATGGGGAGGAGGATCCGCAGCTGGCCCGCGCCCTGGAGGAGGCGGAGGCGGCGATCCAGAAGATCCTCAACGGGGAGGCCCGCTACGTGGATCTCTCGCCGCAGAACGCTTACATCCGACGCCAGCAGCATCTGCTGGCCCGCCAGTATAACCTGATCTCCCACAGCTACGGGAAGGAGCCGAACCGCTACGTGCGGATCTACGCCGAGTGA